The stretch of DNA CCCTTGTAGAAAACTGATTTCGGTAGTGGTAAACTGTGAGATAATTGCTACAATAGCGTAAAATTAAGCTTCTTTTGAATTTAAACAAATGAAGTTCACGATTGAGATTACTGAAGAAGCGATCGAAGATATGGAGTGCTTGGATAAAGCAGCGTGTGTTACCATTATTGATGCAATAGAGCGGCAACTTGTTAATCAGCCTTTGCTGGAAACCAGGAACCGCAAGCCGCTTCGACCTGATTCTCAATTTGGTTGGGAGTTGAGGATTGGCAAGTATCGCGTCTTCTACGATGTCAATGAGGGAACGGTGACGGTTAGTGTGGTTGCAGTGGGATACAAAGAGCATAATCAGCTCTATATTAGAGGTCAAGAGGTTAATCTATGAAAACTATTGAACTAGCTCAGTCTAATCTGACGATAGTTGAGTTAATGGAATTAGCACAGCAGGACACTCTCATCCTCAAAAAATCGGATGGGACAGAGTTTGTTTTGTCGGTTATAGATGATTTTGCTACAGAAGTTGAGGTCTTACGCCAAAACGAGGAATTCATGGAATTTTTAGCACAGCGATCGCGATCGACTAAACGGTTATCGCTTGAGGAAGCGCGAAGACGATTAGGTATTTAACAGAATCAAGGGAATGCGCGTAGGCTGTCAAACTCATCTTGAAAAGGGTAATTAGTGCAAGATAGAGGTTATTGAAAAGAGCGATCGCGCTTATTAGATAATTTCGATAAAAGGCGCAAAAAGTTGGTAAAAGTTTGCTATAGTTACCATACTTATCTCACAAACCCACCTATGGACAGTCCTCAGATATTGCAATTTGTCGATGAAACTGTCTACACCAATACTGGCAAACATCTAAATAACTTGCAACGGAGGATTATCGCAGGAATACTGAATCGTCAAAGATATGCTGACGTTGCAGAAAATTATGGTTATAGCGCCAAACACATTAAAAAAGCCAGTCACGAACTTTTACAAATGTTATCTGAAGTCTTTGGCGAACAAGTTAAGAAAAGTAATCTTGAATCCGTTATAGAAAGACAGATAAATCAAAATATAAATCTTGGCAAAAATAATAATTTTCAAAATAACAGAATTAGCTACGTCAATAATTGCCCTAATCCCCCTACTTGTACCCTAGATAAAACTCAGCCGGAAACTCCTGACTTGGAGGAGGAAAGCAAAAATCAAACTAAGATTGAAACAATAGATAAATTGCGGCAATTTGGCCTAAATGATGAACAAATTGCAGAAGCTTTAAATTTACCCTTAGATGTAGTTAAGCCGGATTAGAAGGTGGCACTACATTGAATTATTTTTGTTTAGTTAGTTGATTAGGCTTTAGTTACCATTCGAGCGCAAATTCCGCACATCCTGAATACTGAGTCCCGTTGTCTGAGCGATCGTTTCATCATCCAGGCGATCGAGCAAATTCCGTGCAATCGCCAGCTTTTCTTCTTTAACGGCTTTAATTATAACTCCTTGTTGGTCGTAAATAAACATTTCTCGCCGTTCTAAATCCTCCAATTCCTCACGAGTTAAGTTCACTTGATTGGCAATATCAAAGGCTTTATGAATCTCTGGAACGCTATCCATTATTTCCGGGACATCCGTTATCGCCCTCGCATATTTGATGAAATAAATCCATTTATCTGCCAGAGTTTCTAGCTGGTGTACTTCTTTAGTAAATTTTGGAAGTTCTACAAATACTAACTCCATGCTATTATCGGTATATTGGAGATTTGTACTTGCTTCTTTATAGATAAATCTTGAAATTAGTCGATCGCTATTTGCAAACATCTCGAAATCAGTCAGTGTTAATGCAATTACTAGCTTGAGCATTCGGTAGCCTTCTCCTTTCTGCAATTGAAAGGCGTAAGTTTTGGCCGCATTGTACAAAACTCTCTTGCCGAAAGATTCTACGTTTAATACTTGCATTTCAATAATGACTAGCGTACCATCCGCGAGTTTAGCTTTAACATCTAAATAAGTATCTTTCAAACCTTCGACTCTGGGGGGTAGGTTGGGGTTGATAATTTCTAAGTCTTCAATAGTAGGATTGCCATCGTAAATCATGGCATTGAGAAAACTAATGAGAATGTCTTTGCTTTCTGAGGAGCCAAATATTTTTTTGAAGGCGTAATCGGTTTTGGGGTTGATGAATGTCATGATTAAAATTGGGAATGACGACAGATATAACGTAGTAATCGCTACTTCTAGAGGCGTTTCACAAAATAGGCGCGATCGCGCTTGTTTTTTGGGATTAGGGCGATACATCTAACAATTCATCAAGTTATTAATTTTTGATTTCAAGGCATTTCCCAAATTTTCAAAGTTTCATCTGGACTGCCGCTAATAATAGTCTTACCATCAGGAGCAATCGCGATCGCACTCACAAAACGGCTGTGTCCTTGCAAAGCTGTTTTCTCTTTACCATTCTTGAGATCCCACACCAAAATTTTCGCGCCACCACTAACAAGAGTCTTCCCGTCTGGACTGATAGCCAGAGTCCTCACCCAACTAGAATGACCATCAAGAGTCCTAGTATGTTTACCTTCTTTGAGGTTCCAGATACGGATAGTATTATCGCTGCTACTGGAAGCCAAAGTTTGACCATCGGGACCGATCGCAACAGCCTTAACAGCACCCGCGTGGCCTGTCAGAACTTTTCTTAATTGACCAGCTTTGAAATTCCATAATCGTACAGTCTTGTCATCACTACCCGAAACCAGAGTTTGACCGTCACGGCTGAAAGCCAGAGCATTAACTTGAGCCCGATGACCGCTCAAAGTAAGCATCCGGCTGCCAGTTTTCAGATTCCACAAACACACAGTTTTGTCATCACTACCAGAAGCCAAAGTTTGACCATCGCGGCTAATCGCGATCGCATTCACCCCCCCCTTATGACCAGACATTGTGCGGATAGCCTTACCAGTTTTCAGATTCCACATACTAATATTTTTATCATCGCCACCGCTCACCAAAGTCCGATTATCAGGCGCGATCGTTAACGTTCTCACCCACTTCTTTGAATGCACGCCATTAATCGTGCGAAGTAGTTTTCCTGTCTTCATATTCCAAATTCTAATCGTACCAAAAGAGCCAGAAGCTAAAGTTTGACCATCGGGGCTAAGTGCGATCGCATTAACATTACCAACATCACTAAAACTTTTTTCTAAAAATTGACTGCTGGGCAAACTCGAAAGCAACCAAACAGGATTGGCAAAAAATCCGTAGCGCATCGAACTGTAAACTTGAGAAAAACCCAACGCCAATAGCAACACAGCACCACCCACCACCAATTTTTTCTTTAACTGTGCGGGGTTCGTGTAAATTTTACTAGAGCTATTCCTCGTACTAGCTTTAAGTCTAGTCCCAGAATTTTGCCTAGTCGTCACTGGCGGATTAGTATTCCCCCGCCCTTTAAGCTGCGAACCCGCAGGAAACTGAGTTGCTGAGGGACTCGGCTCCCCACTTAGATCTATATCCTTTAAACACTGCAAAATCATCTGGGGACTTTGAGGCCTATTCCCCGGAAACGGGGCCATCAAATAATCAATCACACTTGCAACGGCATCCGAAACATGAGGCGCACCCTTGCGCCACATCAACTTACCCGTGCGGGGGTTTTCGGGAAAAGCCGTCGGCGGTTTGCCAGTCAGTAAATAAACAAAGGTACGCCCCAGCGCAAAAAAATCCGATTGAGGGACAGCCTTACCATTTGTTTGTTCTGGCGGCGAATAGCCAGGAGAAACAATACCCGTAACATTTTGACCTTGCCCCACCTTAGCAAAGTAGGTAGCCGAGACTTCTCTAGCAGTTCCGAAGTCAATCAACACCAATTGCCCATTAGGTTTGCACATGATGTTGTGCGGCTTAATATCGCGGTGGAAATAATGGAGTCCGTGAACCTTATCCAGAATATCCGACAATTGTCTCAACCATTCCACAGCCTGTTCTTGAGTAATTGGCTTACCGCGACTTTTCAGCCAATCCTGCAAATTCGCACCAGAAATTTTCTCCATGACCAGACAGTGGAATTGTTCTGTGCTGTCGGCTGGCGAATAAACAAAATAACCGTCGCGGTCTACTTTGGGAATACCGGGATGTCGCAGTCTAGCCAATACATCTGCTTCTTGCTTAAACAGAGCTACAGCTTTAGGATGGTCTTTGAGTAAGACTTTCAAGACTTTACGTTCGCCCCGGTCGTCTATTTCATAGGTTTTGCCAAAGCCGCCGCCTCCGAGAGGCAGAATGACCCGATATCGACCTTCTAACAGGAGTTCCGAACCGCAGTGGCGACAAACGGGTCTGTCAGCGTTAGCCGGGTCAGAAGGATTTGGGCATTTGGGATTGAGGCAATAACTCACAGAAGCCACATAACCCTGATTCAGGTTGCTTTACCAAGTCCAATTTGACACTCCCCGCTCTCAAAAGGCGGAGATTTTTAAGGACAACTTGAATGGAGGTGAATCCACAAAAAAGTTGATGCTTAAAGGGTTTGTCAAAGAACCCAGATCTACTCGCTCTAAATTAATAGAGTTTGTAGGTAGTTCCACGTAGTCGCATCGTAATTTTTAATTCACTCCTCTAGCGGCTCATTTTCTACCCCTAACGATACCTAACGGCATGACGCGGAGGTGTTGCGGGATTACAACCGTCTGCTAGCTAAAGTCATCGTGTCTTAGATGCGCTCTTTAAGTGTATCTTTATTGTTCCTTGTTTTGAGCTGCATTACCAAAAAATCTTGTGAGGTACAACCACCAGGAGTTATATACTCGCGAATAGAGACAGTCGCGATCGCGATCGTCATCATTAAGACTTAGGCACTTAGTCTGTAGGGTGGCCGCTGCCATAGTTTAGCTTTTGAGGCTATAGAGATCTGGTAATTGCACCCTCCACCCTACGATTACCTATCAGCCACTGGAAAGATTATAGCGCCAGGCCTTCAACGACTGGATGGAAGTAGAAGGCGAGAGCCAAAACCAGATAAGCAGCTAAGAGCAAAGTACCTTCAAGCCAGTTTGAATTGCCATCGGAACTGATGGAATTGGCAATCAGCACTGCAACGGTGACTGCTATCAATTCAAAGGGGTTGAAGTTCAAATCCATTGGTTTGCCCAAGATAAAACCTGCTAGGACTAAGACAGGCGCTACAAATAAAGCAATTTGCAAACTCGATCCTAGTGCCACCGACACGGACAAATCCATTTTATTTTTCATCGCCACTGTCACGGCTGTGGCGTGCTCGGCCGCGTTGCCAATAATGGGAACCAGAATTACCCCGGTAAACAAGGAGGTTAACCCCAGGAGGGCGGTAGCTTCTTCTAGAGTATCGACGAGCAATTCTGACTCGTAGGCTACTGTGAGCGTACAGGCCAACAATACTCCAATCCACAAGGGCAAGTTGACTTTACGATCGGGGGAGTCTTCTGCCAAGTTGTTTTCGGCTAATCCCTCTAAATCCATCTCGGCAACTCCTGCGTCATAGAGGTAGGTGTGGGTTTTCATAGAAAACAACAGCGTCAGCACGTAGACTAGAATCAGTACGATCGCGACGGCGCTGGAGAGCTTCTGCATGGTTGCTTCATCGATTCCAGGGGAGGTGGCATCAACGGCTGTTGGCACTAAAATTGCGATCACGGCAAGGTTCATGGCTGAGGCGTTCAACCGAGCTACCATTGGCTGAAATTCTTGCTCTTTGTAGCGCAACCCTCCCAGAAACATAGCAAAACCCATGACTAGCAGGAGGTTGCTGATGATAGAACCTGTGATGCTGGCTTTGACGACATCTATGAGTCCGGCATTGAGGGCGATAATGCCAATGATCAGTTCTGTGGCATTGCCGAAGGTGGCGTTAAGTAAGCCGCCGAGGTTGGGGCCGAGGACTACGGCGATTTCTTCGGTGGCGGTGCCCATCCAAGCGGCTAGAGGTACGATCGCCAAGGCTGATGTAATAAAGACTGTGGTCGATCCCCATCCCAGGAAGTGGGCGGCAATAGAAATCGGGATAAATACTAGCAACAGTGAAATTAAGTTCTTTGTGTTCAGCATTTAGGTTTAAAGGAGGACAAGGCAGCAAGAAAGTAAGCAAGTAATGGAACTGGGGGTTCCCAACTCCAAATCATAAATTTTTCCACAACGGAAAATCATCACCTTTAGGCATGGGAGGAGTTTTTGTGGCTGTCTTCCACCGTGAAAAAAGAGTTAGTTGAAAAACACAAGCAGTTGCGATTTTCGCTATAATCATAACAGTCTTAGCGAAACCGATGGATTTCGTTAGCGAGCAGGGCCACATCAGCCGGGACAATCTGAGTTCGACGCGATCGCTCTTCGCCATTTGTTCCGATCGCCAAAAGTTGCCAAGACCCTGAATGTAGTCTTGAGTGATTATATCTTGATAAAGATATCATCCGATCGAGAAACCCTTTCCCATCTATCATTAAAAGACCTCCAAAAGCAACTGAATACTTCCGAGCGGGGATTAAGTAAAAAAGAAGTCCTCGAAAAGCGATCGCAAACTGGTTGCGTTGAGATCGGGCTCTATTAACCTTGGGAGAGCCTTTTTCTGTGGGTAATACCGCTCCCGAAGCACTGAGTATTAATGCTTCTCTGGCTTCCCGGAATGAAAACGAAGATCCGATTGATTTAGCAATTATCGCCGGACTGAAACCGGATCGATCTTTAAAAGATTACAATATAATCCACTTCCAACCGTTTGAGCCGGTGGATAAACGGACAGAAGCAACTGTTGAAAATATCAATGGCGATCGCTTTAAAATAACCAAAGGTGCAACCCAAATAATTCTGGCACTTTCAAGTAATGCCGATCGCGCCCGCAGTCAGTACTATCGGACGAGATTTTGCTATTTATCCTTAATTATTAAACTTTACCATGATAGAAACAAACAATGAGATTTCTCAAGCATCAGAACTGGTTTTAAATAATGGCGATCGCTTACTGCAAATCACTTTAATTCTGATAGCAGGAGGGATGGCGCTATTAGCGGGAATGGCGCTCATTTCCATCTTAAGATTACCGTTAAGTTGGTTGGCTCCAAAATTCTCAACGCAGACTTATATTCGTGTACTGGTTGCCTCAAAAAATATAGTTTTGGTGTTACTAACTCTCTCGGCAATGGAAGTAATGTTACTTCTAATCCCTCAAACTGAATGGCTGAGTTTAATCGAGTTTTGCCTGAGTGTGGGCATCAGTATACTTAGTGGATGGATGCTCTCAAGACTATTTAGAGACTTTTTTAATACCACAATTTTAGGAGTAACTTTTGAGTCAAACCCTCAAGTTAAAGGCGAGTCCATCTTCTTACTTCGGTATTTTGGAGACTTTGCGATCGCTGTAGCGTTAATTTTAAGTTTTTGCATTAGTCATAACATCAACGTTTTAGGCATAGTTGCCAGTTTAGGAATTGGAGGTATTGCCATTGCCTTTGCAGCTCAAAAGACTTTAGAACAATTTTTGGGAGGGATTGTCTTAAATCTTGACCGCCCTTTTACCGTTGGCGACTATATTGGCTTATCCGATGGGCAGCAAGGTAAGCAAGGTACTTTTGGACGAGTAGAAAGTATCGGTTTGAGGTCAACTAAAATTCGCACCTCTGGTAAAGGCACTCTCACTATTATTCCCAATAATGCGCTCACTCAAGCCACCATTGAAAATTTTTCAGGTGCAAAGAAAGTCATGTCTGTAATGATGATTGAGTTTCCTAAACCGATATCTGCCAATGAGCAAGCACTGATCCGCCAAACCGTAATGGATAGCACTATGGACATTTTTGGTTTAGACTGGCGTAGTACAGAGGTGGCATTTGGTGACAATCATGCCCAAATTTCCTTTTTTATTCTCGGTTCTAATGAGTTATCAATGGAGCTGAGACGGCAATTGCTGGATTTGGCTACCCAACAAATTACAAAGCAACTTCAAAAGCATAATATTTCTTTTATCCTTGACCAACCAACGATTTATGTGGATTCCCCAATCTCGATTTAAACAAGTATATAAACGTGCAATTAATCTGATCGTCTTATTTCTGGTGGGTTGGTTGCTAGTGCTGACTCCGATGGGGTTG from Kamptonema formosum PCC 6407 encodes:
- a CDS encoding type II toxin-antitoxin system RelE family toxin, with product MKFTIEITEEAIEDMECLDKAACVTIIDAIERQLVNQPLLETRNRKPLRPDSQFGWELRIGKYRVFYDVNEGTVTVSVVAVGYKEHNQLYIRGQEVNL
- a CDS encoding mechanosensitive ion channel family protein; amino-acid sequence: MIETNNEISQASELVLNNGDRLLQITLILIAGGMALLAGMALISILRLPLSWLAPKFSTQTYIRVLVASKNIVLVLLTLSAMEVMLLLIPQTEWLSLIEFCLSVGISILSGWMLSRLFRDFFNTTILGVTFESNPQVKGESIFLLRYFGDFAIAVALILSFCISHNINVLGIVASLGIGGIAIAFAAQKTLEQFLGGIVLNLDRPFTVGDYIGLSDGQQGKQGTFGRVESIGLRSTKIRTSGKGTLTIIPNNALTQATIENFSGAKKVMSVMMIEFPKPISANEQALIRQTVMDSTMDIFGLDWRSTEVAFGDNHAQISFFILGSNELSMELRRQLLDLATQQITKQLQKHNISFILDQPTIYVDSPISI
- a CDS encoding serine/threonine-protein kinase; this encodes MASVSYCLNPKCPNPSDPANADRPVCRHCGSELLLEGRYRVILPLGGGGFGKTYEIDDRGERKVLKVLLKDHPKAVALFKQEADVLARLRHPGIPKVDRDGYFVYSPADSTEQFHCLVMEKISGANLQDWLKSRGKPITQEQAVEWLRQLSDILDKVHGLHYFHRDIKPHNIMCKPNGQLVLIDFGTAREVSATYFAKVGQGQNVTGIVSPGYSPPEQTNGKAVPQSDFFALGRTFVYLLTGKPPTAFPENPRTGKLMWRKGAPHVSDAVASVIDYLMAPFPGNRPQSPQMILQCLKDIDLSGEPSPSATQFPAGSQLKGRGNTNPPVTTRQNSGTRLKASTRNSSSKIYTNPAQLKKKLVVGGAVLLLALGFSQVYSSMRYGFFANPVWLLSSLPSSQFLEKSFSDVGNVNAIALSPDGQTLASGSFGTIRIWNMKTGKLLRTINGVHSKKWVRTLTIAPDNRTLVSGGDDKNISMWNLKTGKAIRTMSGHKGGVNAIAISRDGQTLASGSDDKTVCLWNLKTGSRMLTLSGHRAQVNALAFSRDGQTLVSGSDDKTVRLWNFKAGQLRKVLTGHAGAVKAVAIGPDGQTLASSSSDNTIRIWNLKEGKHTRTLDGHSSWVRTLAISPDGKTLVSGGAKILVWDLKNGKEKTALQGHSRFVSAIAIAPDGKTIISGSPDETLKIWEMP
- the cax gene encoding calcium/proton exchanger, which translates into the protein MLNTKNLISLLLVFIPISIAAHFLGWGSTTVFITSALAIVPLAAWMGTATEEIAVVLGPNLGGLLNATFGNATELIIGIIALNAGLIDVVKASITGSIISNLLLVMGFAMFLGGLRYKEQEFQPMVARLNASAMNLAVIAILVPTAVDATSPGIDEATMQKLSSAVAIVLILVYVLTLLFSMKTHTYLYDAGVAEMDLEGLAENNLAEDSPDRKVNLPLWIGVLLACTLTVAYESELLVDTLEEATALLGLTSLFTGVILVPIIGNAAEHATAVTVAMKNKMDLSVSVALGSSLQIALFVAPVLVLAGFILGKPMDLNFNPFELIAVTVAVLIANSISSDGNSNWLEGTLLLAAYLVLALAFYFHPVVEGLAL
- a CDS encoding Rpn family recombination-promoting nuclease/putative transposase, with amino-acid sequence MTFINPKTDYAFKKIFGSSESKDILISFLNAMIYDGNPTIEDLEIINPNLPPRVEGLKDTYLDVKAKLADGTLVIIEMQVLNVESFGKRVLYNAAKTYAFQLQKGEGYRMLKLVIALTLTDFEMFANSDRLISRFIYKEASTNLQYTDNSMELVFVELPKFTKEVHQLETLADKWIYFIKYARAITDVPEIMDSVPEIHKAFDIANQVNLTREELEDLERREMFIYDQQGVIIKAVKEEKLAIARNLLDRLDDETIAQTTGLSIQDVRNLRSNGN